DNA from Rhodothermales bacterium:
GTACTCGCCGGCGCCCCAGCGATCCCGCATCTCCCGGAAGGCGAGTTTCAGCTCCGGTGAACGCGGCCGGCCCTCGTACACGCCCCACGACATTTCCTCCAGATCCGACAACCGGTGCACCTGCGCCGCGCCGACGGCCTCGGCGACGATATCGGCGGTTTCGCCGGCCCGCGTCAGGGTGCTCGCAAAGATCGCGTCCAGCTCGAGCGTCGCCGCCCGCCTGGCCAGCGCGCCCGCCTGGAGCCGGCCCGTTTCGTTCAGAGGGACGTCGACGCCCCGACCCTGCACGATCCGCTGCCGGTTGAAATCGGTCTCGCCATGACGAACCAGAAACAGATGCGTGGCGGCGGCAAAACGTGGAAATTCGGTCGTCATCGGCCTCCGAGATGCTGTAGAATCTGTCGTTCGATACGGTCCAGCTCCGGCAACGATACGCGATACCGCATCGCGGCGCGAACGATCGTCGACCGCAGCACCTGATCGGCCATGGGGATCGGATAGAGCCGCTTCGTAAGCCGCTGCAGCACAGGGGCCGCGGTGCGCTCGACGAGCCCCCAGCGGAACAACACAAAGCCGGCGATGCCCACGACGACCTGGGAATACGCCCCCTGCACGCCGAACTGGCTCAGCACGACGATGTAGGCGAGGGCCTGGGCGGGAAGCGCCTGCAGGAGTTTCAGCACCGGATCGAGCCAGCGGGAAACCAGGAGGGGGCGGAAGGTCTGCACCAGCAGAAAGACGAGCACGGCCAGCGGCAGCGCCGCTGCGGCCGGCGTCAGGTACAGGAAAAGCAGCAGCGACCACAGGCCGGCCGTCTGCCCGGCCAGGCACCAGCGGACCGCCTGGGCGATCAGCCGGCCCAGATCGGTATGCTCGAGCACCGGCGCGGCAAACGCGGTCAGATCCGCCTCGGATACCCGAAACCAGATCCCCTCCGCCGTGAAGATCCCTTCCGGCGTGTCGACATAGCCCGCTTGTGCGTCGAAACGCGAGTGTCTCATGATGGCGTGCAGCATCGCGCAATTCGCTTCTTTCGCCGGGGACGTCCGCCTCCTGATCGCGCATGTTGTGCGGTAACGAGAGACGACTATCAATAGTTTCAATAATTTTTGAAAGCCGGATCGCCGCCGGTCAACGCGGCGGTTCGACGATCGTCGGCGCGATGCGTACGCGTACCTGGGGATGCTGAACGCCCACGGATTGCAGCGCGGGGACCAGCAGGCGCTGGAGCGCCATTTCGGTATTGAGCAGCGGTTGACCCGACCGCTCGATGTGCGCGACCGCCTCTTCGCGCAGGGCGTCCTGCGCCGCGATGATGGCGCGTCGTTCGACGTTCCGGCCGCTCCGCGCGCTCAATCGCGCCCACCCCACTTCCGTCTGCACCATCATCCCGCCAAGGTCCGGCTCGACGGATTCGATCTGGATGCCGGAGACGGTGATGACCAGGACGCTGTCGCTCGTGAAGGCGATGGTCTCGGGAGAAAGCGAGGACAGGTCGATCCCGTAGGCGGCCACGCCGGGCAGCCGGACGGTGGAGCGGGTCGTCCCGAGCGATAACGACTCGTCGAAATACTCGGGAAACAGGTATTTGGTATTGGCCTCGGTGATGTCGGCCGTGATATCCAGCCGGCCGGTGACCAGAAACGCCGCCGGCGTCTCGCGCTGCAGGGTCGTGATGACGACCTGTTCGATATCCGACTCGGTAAACCGCGGCAGAAAGAGGGACGGCTGCCGCATCAGCCAGATGCCGCCGGCGGCGCCCAGCACCAGCAGCACCGCCGCGAGCGTCAGGCGATATGTCCAGCGGGTAAGCAGCGGCATGGGCTAGCGATCCACGAGCAGGTCGTAGTAGCGTACGCGGGAGGGCGCGACCTCGATGTCCAGCAGCACGATGTCCTGCGGCAACTCGATCCGCGGGATGATGTAGCCGGTCGTGTCGCTCCGGATGTCGTCGTAGGTAACGGCCGCGAGGAAATCCGGCGCCTTCTGGGCCAGATCGTACTGCGGCAACGGCACCCGAAACCGCACCGTCACCGACGGCGGATCGAGCTGGATCGATTTGGCGGTGGACGGCACGCCGCCGATCATCACGTCCAGCACGCGGGTCCCCTCCGTGAACTCCGCCGCGCGGGCGCGCAGCGCGACGGAACGGATGCCGAGTTCGACGATGCCCACAAGGGAATCCTCCAGCGCCACCCGCACCGAAAGCGAATCCTTCAGATCCGGATAGGCGACGTGGCGTGTCGGCCAGGATTGCAGCGTTTGGATGAGGCTCTCGGGACCGGACACCACGACGGAATCCGGGGAGATCGTCGGCGCTTCGAGCAGGGCGTGCGTCGGGGGCACGTCGATCGCGGCATCCAGGGCGATGGGGATCTTGCGCGTTTCCCGTTTTTCTTTTTCGAGGGGATAATACCGGGGATAGGTGCTTTCCAGGCGGATGTCTTCGGGCAGACTCGCGCGCGTGGCCTCATCCAGATCGATCACGGAGGCCTCGGCGCTCAGCCGGATCGTCGGCCGGTGGTAGAAGAGCCGCAGCAGATGCATGCCTTCGCTCTGGACCTCGGCGCGGACGGTCGCGGGCGGCAAGGCGCTCAGGGCCTCGTCCGCCGGCAGGTTTTCGAGCTGGGTATCGAAAACGAAGGTGCGCGAGTAGGTCTCGGCCAGCGAGCTGAAGAACCACAGGAGGATCGAAAAGAAAATACACAGGGAGATGGTCAGCCCCCGATGGGCGGGCGCCTCGTAGCGGTCCCCTTCCTTCCGCCGCGCGCGGTTCGAGCGCGAAAACAACTCGCTCCTCGTCAGGGGAGCGAGCCATGCGCGCAGGGGCGATGGAAGCTTTTTTTTGGATTGATCCATCGAGGTCGGTGTGGTGAGGCAGCGGTGCGCCGGCATGCGCCCGATGAACGGTAGAA
Protein-coding regions in this window:
- a CDS encoding histidine phosphatase family protein, with amino-acid sequence MTTEFPRFAAATHLFLVRHGETDFNRQRIVQGRGVDVPLNETGRLQAGALARRAATLELDAIFASTLTRAGETADIVAEAVGAAQVHRLSDLEEMSWGVYEGRPRSPELKLAFREMRDRWGAGEYDYAVEQGESVYDVQRRGLAAIHHIVQAHPGQRVLVVTHGRFLRIILASLLPEYGLAQMEKLDHRNTALNHLVLVDGRFEAQVLDCVVHLEEAGIPQGE
- a CDS encoding DUF4230 domain-containing protein; amino-acid sequence: MPLLTRWTYRLTLAAVLLVLGAAGGIWLMRQPSLFLPRFTESDIEQVVITTLQRETPAAFLVTGRLDITADITEANTKYLFPEYFDESLSLGTTRSTVRLPGVAAYGIDLSSLSPETIAFTSDSVLVITVSGIQIESVEPDLGGMMVQTEVGWARLSARSGRNVERRAIIAAQDALREEAVAHIERSGQPLLNTEMALQRLLVPALQSVGVQHPQVRVRIAPTIVEPPR